The following are from one region of the Streptomyces decoyicus genome:
- a CDS encoding LysR family transcriptional regulator translates to MPYDTDPRLLRVFLAVAEELHFTRAAARLYVAQQALSRDIRRLERELGAALFVRTTRQVSLTADGARLLPLARRVLAAHDELAATFRSAPERPLLVDVGVPIGTAHGALEAARERVPDSCELVARFHSGLTGAAAEVAAGRLDVSFGRIAALPPAVRAGLEHQPVRLEPMAVLLREDHPLAARPAVALAELAGETLYAGAGNPQTAEWTDLAERLFASRGIATAEPFPEIEGSQEFVRVVRKRGWSVLASVEFIEVPGMVLRPLVDPVPLSPVSMVWRRGLRHPGLDALRAAARELAEKQGWLVLPGNAWWLPEGDARVMGIRG, encoded by the coding sequence ATGCCGTACGACACCGATCCGCGTCTGCTCCGCGTCTTCCTCGCCGTCGCCGAGGAACTGCACTTCACCCGGGCCGCCGCCCGCCTGTACGTCGCCCAGCAGGCGCTGAGCCGCGACATCCGGCGCCTGGAGCGGGAGCTGGGTGCCGCGCTGTTCGTACGGACCACCCGCCAGGTTTCCCTGACGGCGGACGGGGCGCGGCTACTGCCGCTCGCGCGGCGGGTGTTGGCCGCACACGACGAGCTGGCCGCCACGTTCCGGTCCGCCCCCGAGCGGCCGCTGCTGGTCGATGTGGGGGTCCCGATCGGTACCGCCCACGGGGCGCTGGAGGCGGCCAGGGAGCGGGTGCCGGACAGCTGTGAGCTGGTCGCCCGCTTCCACAGCGGGCTGACGGGTGCGGCGGCCGAGGTCGCGGCCGGGCGGCTCGATGTCTCCTTCGGCCGGATCGCGGCGCTGCCGCCCGCTGTACGGGCCGGGCTGGAACATCAGCCGGTCCGCCTGGAGCCGATGGCGGTCCTGCTGCGCGAGGACCATCCGCTGGCCGCGCGGCCCGCCGTCGCCCTCGCCGAGCTGGCCGGCGAGACGCTCTACGCGGGCGCCGGAAACCCGCAGACCGCGGAGTGGACGGACCTGGCCGAGCGGCTCTTCGCGAGCCGCGGCATCGCGACGGCCGAGCCGTTCCCGGAGATCGAGGGCTCGCAGGAATTCGTCCGGGTGGTGCGCAAGAGGGGGTGGTCGGTGCTGGCGAGCGTGGAGTTCATCGAGGTGCCCGGGATGGTGCTGCGGCCGCTCGTCGATCCCGTACCGCTCTCGCCGGTCTCGATGGTGTGGCGGCGGGGGCTGCGGCATCCGGGGCTGGACGCGTTGCGGGCGGCCGCCCGGGAACTGGCCGAGAAGCAGGGCTGGTTGGTGCTGCCCGGGAACGCCTGGTGGCTCCCGGAGGGGGATGCGCGGGTGATGGGCATACGGGGGTGA
- a CDS encoding MFS transporter, translating to MILFLAARPVTAPPVRPARPVRPARPVRLRFRPLAPYRRIFAVPGTRAFTAANLLARLPMGMLSVSAVLMIAGSRGSYALAGAVTATGLAATALVGPWTARMVDRHGQARIAVPATALAVLGSLSLLLCVRHGAPDWTLFASYAATATTPNTGGMSRARWAHLFRDDPAARHTANSFEQAADELCFMLGPVLATLLCTVLFPEAGTAVAAALLLTGVLLFAAQRRTEPPVAPAPATGRPRSPLRLPELPPLLVTFLATGAVFGSLEVVTIAFADGHGIRTAAGGLLALQAAGSCAAGLLYGLLRPRGRAGHRFLGCTAAMAALMLLPLLAAATGSLAALAVALLLAGMATAPTMVTGMGLVQSLTPPGQLNEGMTLAVTALLGGIAAGSASGGWAVDHLAGAGAAYGVPAAAAALAPAVTLLTARRRPNRPAAPVI from the coding sequence ATGATCCTCTTCCTCGCTGCTCGCCCGGTCACCGCCCCGCCCGTACGCCCGGCACGGCCCGTACGCCCGGCACGGCCCGTACGCCTCCGCTTCCGTCCCCTCGCCCCCTACCGCCGGATCTTCGCCGTCCCCGGCACCCGCGCCTTCACGGCCGCCAACCTGCTGGCGCGGCTGCCGATGGGGATGCTCAGCGTCAGCGCGGTGCTGATGATCGCCGGGTCGCGTGGCTCCTACGCGCTGGCCGGGGCGGTCACCGCGACCGGGCTGGCGGCAACGGCGCTGGTCGGGCCGTGGACCGCCCGGATGGTCGACCGCCACGGCCAGGCCCGCATCGCGGTCCCGGCCACCGCGCTCGCCGTCCTGGGCTCGCTCTCGCTCCTCCTGTGCGTCCGCCACGGCGCGCCCGACTGGACCCTCTTCGCCTCCTACGCCGCCACCGCCACCACGCCCAACACCGGCGGGATGTCGCGCGCCCGCTGGGCGCACCTCTTCCGCGACGACCCGGCCGCCCGGCACACCGCCAACTCCTTCGAACAGGCCGCGGACGAGCTGTGCTTCATGCTCGGACCGGTGCTCGCCACGCTGCTGTGCACCGTCCTCTTCCCGGAGGCGGGCACGGCGGTGGCCGCGGCGCTGCTGCTGACCGGGGTGCTGCTCTTCGCCGCCCAGCGCCGCACCGAACCGCCCGTGGCGCCGGCACCGGCCACCGGCCGGCCCCGCTCACCCCTGCGCCTGCCCGAGCTGCCGCCGCTCCTGGTCACGTTCCTCGCCACCGGCGCGGTCTTCGGCTCCCTGGAGGTCGTGACGATCGCCTTCGCCGACGGGCACGGCATCCGGACCGCGGCAGGCGGCCTGCTCGCCCTCCAGGCGGCCGGCTCCTGCGCGGCCGGACTGCTCTACGGCCTGCTGCGGCCGAGGGGCCGCGCCGGCCACCGCTTCCTCGGCTGCACCGCGGCGATGGCGGCCCTGATGCTTCTCCCGCTGCTCGCGGCCGCGACGGGGAGCCTTGCCGCACTGGCCGTCGCGCTCCTCCTGGCCGGTATGGCGACCGCGCCGACCATGGTCACCGGCATGGGACTCGTCCAGTCGCTGACGCCGCCCGGTCAGCTCAACGAGGGCATGACGCTCGCCGTGACCGCGCTGCTGGGCGGTATCGCGGCCGGATCGGCGAGCGGCGGGTGGGCGGTCGACCACCTGGCCGGGGCGGGCGCCGCCTACGGGGTTCCCGCGGCGGCGGCCGCCCTCGCGCCGGCCGTCACCCTGCTCACGGCACGCCGTCGCCCGAACCGTCCGGCGGCGCCCGTCATCTGA